The Ignavibacteriales bacterium genome includes a region encoding these proteins:
- a CDS encoding TlpA disulfide reductase family protein, whose protein sequence is MKRIAAAIIIALSIGLLTTAMAQKKAPNFSLKTGDGKTYELYQNKGKVIVVNFWATWCGPCRQEIPDFIEIYKKYKDQGVEIVGVSLDKGGWEKVNPFVKQNKINYPVVLDDGAVASTFGKIQFIPTTFIVDPSGTIVDEHTGVMTKAMLESKIKQYLKKGV, encoded by the coding sequence ATGAAGCGTATCGCAGCCGCAATTATCATCGCTCTCAGCATCGGTCTTCTCACCACAGCGATGGCGCAGAAGAAAGCTCCGAATTTCTCGCTGAAGACCGGCGACGGGAAGACGTACGAACTTTACCAGAACAAAGGAAAAGTAATCGTCGTGAATTTCTGGGCCACTTGGTGCGGACCGTGCCGGCAAGAAATCCCCGACTTCATCGAAATCTACAAAAAGTACAAGGATCAGGGAGTGGAAATAGTCGGCGTTTCGCTCGACAAGGGGGGATGGGAGAAGGTCAATCCGTTCGTGAAGCAGAACAAGATCAACTATCCTGTGGTCCTCGACGACGGAGCGGTCGCATCGACCTTCGGGAAGATCCAGTTCATTCCCACTACGTTTATTGTCGATCCCAGCGGTACCATCGTCGATGAGCACACCGGCGTTATGACGAAAGCGATGCTGGAAAGCAAGATCAAGCAGTACTTGAAGAAGGGCGTTTGA